Below is a window of Lacrimispora xylanolytica DNA.
TTAGGGGGAAATTTAAATGAAGCTGACCATAGACCTTAAAAACTACGAACCAGGTAATCCCGTATCTAAGAGAACTGCAGCAAGAGGGATTATAAGACGGGGAGAGGACTGGCTTATGATTTTCAGTAAGTACGGTGATTATAAATTTCCAGGCGGAGGAATGGAGAATGGGGAATCCTTAGAAGAAACCCTGATCCGGGAAGTAAAAGAAGAGACTGGCTACCAGGTAATCAAAGAGTCCATAAGAAAATATGGCCAGGTATTGGAACGGAGAAAGGGAGAAGGCAGTTCAATCCTTGAGATGGATTCCTACTACTATGTATGCGATATAAGGGAGGAAGCCGGGGAACGAAACTTAGATGAATATGAGAAGGAATACGATTATCAGATTGTCTGGATTCCGTTAAAAGAGGCTTTAGAAAATAATAACCGTATCATAGGAAAGAAAGAATGTCCCTGGGCAGCCAGAGAGGCAAAGGTAATGGAGCTTATGATAGAAAAGGATTCATGACCATGTAACAAGGCAAGAGGAATTTACATTTCCTAAGGACTTTAGTATAATAAGAGCAGTTTATAAAAGACAGGAGAACGGAAACTATGAAAAAGTATGATTACGTATTGGTGGGAAGCGGACTGTATTCTGGTGTGTTTGCCTATCTGGCCCGCAAGAAGGGGAAGAAATGTCTTGTAGTAGAGAAGCGCAGCCATATTGGCGGAAATATTTATTGCGAGGAAAAGGATGGAATTAACGTTCACAGCTATGGCGCCCACATTTTCCATACCAGCAACAAAGAGGTTTGGAAATTTGTCAATGAGCTTGTGGAATTTAACCGCTATACCAACAGCCCGGTAGCTAATTACAAAGGGGAAATCTATAACATGCCCTTTAATATGAATACCTTCAGCAAGATGTGGAACGTTGCCACACCGGCAGAAGCAAAGGCTAAAATCGAGGAACAAAAGGCATCTGTAAAAGGAGAGCCAAAGAATTTAGAGGAGCAGGCCATCAGCTTAGTAGGAACGGATATTTATGAGAAGCTGGTAAAAGGATATACGGAAAAGCAGTGGGGAAGAGACTGCAAAGAGCTGCCAGCTTTCATTATTAAGCGGCTTCCCGTTCGTTTTACCTATGATAATAATTACTTTAACGACTTATATCAGGGAATTCCAATGGGCGGATACAATGTTATCATTGAAAAGCTGTTTGAAGGCTGTGACATGGAATTTAATGTAGATTATCTGGAAAACCGGGAGCATTATGACAGTCTTGGTGAAAAGACAGTATATACCGGAATGATCGACGCCTTCTATCAGTATCAGCTTGGAAAGCTGGAATACCGGAGCCTTAGGTTTGAGACGGAGACCCTTGATATGGAAAACTACCAGGGCGTCGCTGTTGTAAACTATACCGACCGGGAAACACCTTATACAAGAATCATCGAGCATAAGCATTTTGAGTTCGGCACCCAGCCAAAGACCGTGATTACCAGAGAGTATTCCGTGGCTTGGGAGGAAGGTATGGAGCCATATTATCCAGTCAATGACGAGAGAAACCAGGAGCTGTACAAGCAGTACGCTTCCCTGGCAGAAAAAGAATCCAGTGTTATATTTGGCGGCCGGTTAGGTGAGTACAAGTATTATGACATGGACAAAGTCATAGAATCTGCCATGAAAGTAGCAAAGCAGGAGTTTT
It encodes the following:
- a CDS encoding NUDIX hydrolase — protein: MKLTIDLKNYEPGNPVSKRTAARGIIRRGEDWLMIFSKYGDYKFPGGGMENGESLEETLIREVKEETGYQVIKESIRKYGQVLERRKGEGSSILEMDSYYYVCDIREEAGERNLDEYEKEYDYQIVWIPLKEALENNNRIIGKKECPWAAREAKVMELMIEKDS
- the glf gene encoding UDP-galactopyranose mutase, whose translation is MKKYDYVLVGSGLYSGVFAYLARKKGKKCLVVEKRSHIGGNIYCEEKDGINVHSYGAHIFHTSNKEVWKFVNELVEFNRYTNSPVANYKGEIYNMPFNMNTFSKMWNVATPAEAKAKIEEQKASVKGEPKNLEEQAISLVGTDIYEKLVKGYTEKQWGRDCKELPAFIIKRLPVRFTYDNNYFNDLYQGIPMGGYNVIIEKLFEGCDMEFNVDYLENREHYDSLGEKTVYTGMIDAFYQYQLGKLEYRSLRFETETLDMENYQGVAVVNYTDRETPYTRIIEHKHFEFGTQPKTVITREYSVAWEEGMEPYYPVNDERNQELYKQYASLAEKESSVIFGGRLGEYKYYDMDKVIESAMKVAKQEFS